DNA sequence from the Candidatus Kaistella beijingensis genome:
ATATCTAATATTTGTGACGAAGTCGCAACTATTTTATGAAATTTGAAATTAATTCAAAATATTAATTTGTATATGTTAAATTTTTTTAACATATTTGTCCTCTAAAATATTAAATAGTGTTAATATGAATGTAAAATTACGAGTTTTAAGTATCGGTGTTTTGTTCTTTGCAGGGCATTCACTTGTTGCTCAAAAAGCAAAAGCTGATACCACAACTAAAACAAAAGACATCGCAGAAGTTGTTTTGATTGGGGGTATCAAACTTGATCCCGCTCAAAAGGTGGGGGCATATAATACCGTTTCAAAAGCGAATTTTGAATCTACGCCGTTTTCTACCGTTGATGAAGTATTAAATGGTAGAGTTGCAGGATTGAATTTCTCCGCAGCCAGCGGTGATCCGGGATCTTCAAGTATGGTGACCGTACGTGGTGTAAGTTCGTTGCTTGGTACACCAAACCCCCTGTATGTTATTGACGGTGTAGTGGTAGGAAAAGGTTCAGATAACGCTTCATTGATGGAATCATGGAATCCATTGTCATCGATCGATCCAAATGCAATCGAAAAAGTTGACGTTTTGAAGGATGCATCCGCTACCGCATTGTACGGATCCAGAGGAGCAAACGGCGTAATCTTGATTACTACGAAGAAAGGTAAATATAACCAAAAGACCCGATTCGAGTTTTCTACAGAAACCGGTGTTCAGGATAGAGCTTTCGATAAGATGCAGCTTATGACCGCCGATGAATATATCAAGTACGGAGGAATCTTGATGTGGAACAGCCAGACTCAGTTAGGAACTACTTTCAGCAATCTTGAGCAGGCCACCAATTATTTCCTTAACAGTTATGAGCCTGGATACAAAAATCAGGGTACAACAGATTGGGTAAAAGCCGTGAACAGAACTTCATCCGTTGTTAACACTTACAACTTTGGAGTTTCGGGAGGTGGTGAAAATACATCATTTAGAATTGGGGGATCTTATTATGAAAACCTACCACTAATTAAAACTTCAGAATTTGATAGACTAAGTGTTAATGCAGCTATTGATCATAAAGCTTCGGATAAGTTAAAATTTGGTTTGAATTTGAATTATTCAAATATTAAGAGGAGTACCTATTTCGGAGGAAGAGCTTCAGCAAACCCTGTAACTTCCTCTATTATGATTTCTCCTTTAAGAACAGTTTATAATGAAGATGGAAGCTATAACCAAAATTTGGGAGAGGGCTCACCAACGCCAGGTTTTAACCCAGTGTCAATCCTTAATGAGACCAGTCAGAATTCCACCATTAATACCATCATTGCATCGGCAAATGCTGATTATCAGTTTGCTAAAAATTTCTATTTTAATTCTCTCTTTGGTGCGCAGGCGCAGTTTATGAAAGAGATGCAAGTGGTTCTTGCTGGTCACCCTGTATACACAATCATGTCTACAACTCAGGGTTTCTTAGGTGATTTCCGAAGCACTATGCTTGATTGGAACTGGGTGAATACTTTCAGCTATCGTAACATTTTTGCTGGAAAACATAATCTTCAGGTTTATGTAGGAACAGAATATCAGGATCATACCTATAACAACCTAAGTTTGCAAACTTTTTCCATGAATGATCCGCGTCCTTATTTCATTTTTTCAGATGAAGTATTGGGAGATAACACTGATTTAAGATGGAGACAGATTTCTTATTTTAGCCGTTTAAATTATACCCTTAATAATAAATACACCCTTTCCGGACAGTTCCGAAGAGACGGTAATTCAACTTTGGGAGACAAGAAATTTGGTAACTTCTGGTCTGTAGGTGGTTCATGGGCGGTTCATAACGAGCCTTTTCTGCCGGATTTATTTTCTTCTCTTACTTTAAGGGCAAGTTACGGTATTTTGGGGAACATTCCTTATGCAGATCAATGGGGAAGCCAATACAACCAATTTGCAACATTAGGTTATAACTCAACCATTGGTTGGGGTGGTTATGGTGGTTACGGAGGTATTTCAACACCAGGTAATAAAAATTTGGTTTGGGAAGAATCAGGACATTTTGATGTTGGTGCAGATATCGGATTCTTTAACGACCGTTTGAAATTTAATCTAGATTACTACAATAAAATTACAGATAAAGCAATTTTCTTCGCAAATCCGGCACTTGAAGCAGGTGGTCCCGACTCATTTTATGCAAATGTTGGAACCATCCGTAACAGAGGTTTTGAAATGGTGATTGACGCATCTCCAGTAAGAAATGAAAACTTTAGCTGGAATATTAATGCAAACGGATCATATGGTAAATCAATTGTAACTGATTTAAACGTTGATTTAAAGCAGTTTAAAGGAGATACTTCCGACGGTAGCAACGAACTTGTTGCCTTGGCTCCAGGACATCTTTTAGGCGAATATTACACTTGGTTATGGGCAGGTGTTGCACAACAGGACGATCCGTCTAAAGGAATTAAAGCTGGTGACGCGCTTTGGTACACCGATGGAACTCAAACGGATGTGACAAACAAAAAAACAGATGCTAAAGAAGCATGGATAGGTAAAAACGCATTCCCGACCTATAACGTAGGGCTCACCAATGAATTTAAGTATAAAAACTTCTCGTTAAGTTTCATGCTTTCGGGTCAGTTCGATTTTCTTGTTCAAAACGGAGTGCATTCATACACCATCCATGATGGTAGATTCCCATCAAGAAATCAGATCGTAGATGCATTGTATGACAGTTGGACAGATGCTCCTGGTGCTGAAAACTACAGTACTACTAATCCAAAAGCAATTGTTGGTAACCCATCTAACTCTAGACTTGAATCCAGCAGATTTTTGAACAAAGGAGATCATATCAGATTAAAAGAAATGAAAGTTTCCTATTCCTTCGGTGAAATGTTTAAAAACTCTACAGGTATTAATAATTTAACAATTTACGCAAGAGGTACAAACCTTTTGACTTATGTGTTTGATAAAGATCTGAATTACGACCCAGAGTCAACATCCAATTCATGGTCTTGGTTGGGCAAAGGTAGATATTGGTACGCATCACCGGTAATCAGAACGATATCAATGGGTATTCAACTCGGTTTCTAACAAAAAATTTAATTTAAAATGAAAAAATATTTTTTAATATTATCAACACTGCTCTTTCTTTTTGTGCATAATTCCTGCAGCGAAAGAGATTTGGACTTATTTCCGCCGGATAAAGATGAGATCGATGCAGTAAACACAGAAGCAAAGCTTCAACAACTTCTTAACGGTTCTTATTTAACTATGGCCTCATCTAACGTATTTGGCACAGAGGTTATGCTATTTGGTGACCTTATGGGTGATAAGCTTTTCGTTTCCAACTCCAACTCCTCTTATTTGAATACGTATAACTTCAACTATAATGGAGGCCAGAACGATTTCGGCTTTTACGGAAGTTTGTACGATGCCATCATGAAATGTAACATCGTTATTAACAGCACAAAAGTTCCTGCTAGTTCAAACTTGACAAGAATTAAAGGAGAGGCAAAAATTCTTAGAGCTTTTGCGTACTTTACTTTGGTAAACTATTACTCACCAACGCCAACTTCTGGAATCAACCAGGAGTACGGAGTTCCTTTGGTTTTGGATGATTATGAAGTAAATATTCAGCCTGCAAGAGCAACAGTTGCACAGGTTTACGACCAAATTATTAAAGATTTGAAAGATGGTGCAGTGCAGGCCGATGCTTCGGCGCTCAATCCTGCAACTAATGCCAGTAGTAAAGTTCGTTTTACGCAAACTGCTGCAAAACTTCTACTTTCAAGGGTTTATTTGACAAGAAGAGCTCCCGGAGACGCTGAGTTAGCTTTGCAGTATGCAACAGAAATTGTAAACAATTCCAATGCATCATTTGCTAAGATTGACGCACTTGCCCCAACTATTCCAAAGGATCTTAATAATCCTGATGCTCCTTTTGATCTCACTCCAAAATATGTAAGCTATTTTTCAGGTGCAAAAGAGGAATTCGCTGAAGGACAGCCTGAAACGATTTGGGAGCTTGATCTAAATAATAATACCAATTTAGTAACTGGAATCGGATCTAATATTTCGCTCCCATGTTATTATAACAGAACAGATTCTAGAAAATGTTTGTTGTTTAACCAAGCTTTTTATCAAAGTTTTCCAGCAACGGATGTTAGAAGAGGAAGTTCCACAACTGGCTTGTTGACGAGCTTGGGAGTTCCGGTACAGGATAACCCACGTGGTTATTGGACCAACAAGTATCCAAGATTCACGCAAGAAGGAAACTATTTCAGAAATATTAAGGTATTAAGATTTGCTGAGGCTCAGCTAAACAGAATTGAAGCGCTTCACTTAACAGGTCAAAACGCACTTGCTTTAACCGAATTAAATGCGTTTGCCGCATCCAGAGGTGGTTCCACGTATACGGGAACAAATCTCCTGAACGATATCCTCACTGAAAAGGCAAAAGAATTTTATGGTGAAGGACAAAGATTTTTAGATTTAAAACGTTACAATTTGCCTGTTGTTAAAACATCCAACTGTACAGTGAACTGTAACATTCCGGCAAATGACAAACTGTTCGTATTGCCGATCGACCAAACTGTATTAAATGCAAATGCTAACTTGACTCAATATCCAGGTTACAATTAATACTTATTTTCTTGGAAATTTTAAGAGCGGGATTTATAAAAAATCCGGCTCTTTTTTATTTATTCAGATTTCTTACATTTGTACACCAAAGAAAAATAATGAAGTATTTGCTGCTCTGTTTTATGTTTTTCAGCTTTTGCGCAAGGTCGCAAGTGGTCAACAAAACCGACTCAAACCGAGTCAAACCTCAAGATACACTGGTCATTGATTCCGGACGTAAAGATTCATTGAAAATCTTTAAGCCGACTATTTACGACTATAAATATCAAACAAGATTTTCAGGAAAGAAAATTTTCGACACAGTCTTCACTCAAGACAAAACCTTCATTTTTACGCAATATAACAATCGGGACAATTTCGGGAATATTCAGTTTGAGAATATTGGTTCAGGATTTAATCCGTTGGTTTATAGCGTAAATACAGAAAAAAATTTATCACTTCTTCCTAAAAGGAAATCGTTCTTTATCCTCGGGATTAATGACATCAAATATTATGATGTGAAAACTCCCACAACCGCCTTCATTTATCATAATTCTGTGAGCAGTGGTGCAGCTTTGCAATCCACTTACACCCAAAACATTGGGAAAAATTTCAACTTTGCGGTTGAGTATATGGGGCTTCGCTCGCTTGGAAAATATCAGTACGATTTGGCTTCCAACAACAATATCATTTTTTCGGGACATTTTACTTCAAAAAATAACAAGTACGAAGTGTTTGCTCATTACCTTCACCAAAACGTAAACAATCAGGAAAATGGCGGTGTTGCAGACATCAGCTTATTTCTTAGCGATAACACCAATTTCAATAACCGACTCAACCTTCCCGTAAATCTTTCTCATTCAGATTCCCGTTTTTCTTACAGGAGGTATTATTTCAGTCACGAGTTCCGTCCTTTTGCTTCCGAAAAATTTCCGTTCAAAATTCGCCACACGATTTTTCATCAGGGAAATAAATATTACTACAACCAATCACAATTGGAGCCGTATTATTTAACGCAACAATCTGATTTAATTGATTATCCGCTTTCCTCGAAGAAATATTCAGAAAATTTAAGCAACACGGTAAGTGTACTTTTCGATAAGGAGAACTTCAAACTCGATGCAGGAGTTCGCCATCAATTAATTAAGTTTGGAATTGGAACCGCACTTCCAACATCGTTCAACATTCCACAAGAATTGTCTGAAAACAGAATTGGCGCAGTTGGAAATCTTTTAGTAAAACTTTGGGACAAAGTAGAAGTCAATTCCAACCTCGAATTTTCAAACGGGAATGAATTTGGAAGTTTTCTACGTTCTCAAAACTTACTAAAGTTTGAGCCTATTAAAGACTATTTCGTCAATGCGAAGGTGAATTTCCAAACCGCTTCACCCACTTTTAATTTGTTAATTAATCCTTCCGTTTACAAGAAATTCAATTATTATTTGGAAAATCCAAAGAACGAAACCATTACCGAAATTGGCGGGGATGTCAATCTAAAATGGTTTAAAAGTTCTGTTTTTGCAAACTATTTTAGAATCGATAATTATACTTATTTAGATTCAAATGCCCTTCCACAACAAAGCAGTTCGTCATTAAATATTTCTCAAATCGGCGGTGAAGCCACATTTTCTTACGGCAAATTTCATCTGAATCCCAGAGTGCTTTTTCAAAGTGCTTTAAGCAACAAAGATTTATATCCGATGCCGAATTTTGTAGGACGAGTCAACTTTTTTTGGCAATCGAAAGCCTTTAAAGATGCAGCAGAAATTCAGGCAGGAATCAAAGTTTATTATTTCACAAAATATCCATCCAACGAATATTTCCCGATTTTGAACGAGTTTATCTCATCAAACCCGAGTTCCTATTCCATCGGCGGACAACCAATTGGCGACGTTTATTTTAACTTGAAGGTGAAAAGAATGTTCTTCTTCATTGAAGGACAACACCTGAACCAAACCTTCATGAAAAACAAATCTTTCACCGCTCCCAATTATCCGATATCCGATTTTAGGTTGAATTTGGGCATTGTTTGGTATCTTTTCAGTTAGAATTTTACATGAAAAAATTCAAGCCGAATTATGATGACGGAATCTGGAAAGGAGCTCCCGAAATTCTTTCGGAAAAGCGTGGGACTTGTGAAACAGGGAAACAGTAGCAGAAAAATTAAAGTGGGAAAATGTGCGGGGAAACAGAATTTTAGGTTTGAAATTTAGAAGACAAGATCCAATAAGCCTTTAAATTGCAGATTTTTATTGCCATAAATTAAAACTTATTATCGAAATTGACGGCGGCTATCATTTTACAAAAAAACAAATTATCAAAGATGAGGAAAGAACAGAAATTCTGAACTCAAATGCACTTGAAATAATTAGATTTAAAAATGAAGAAAGAAATTTTTGAGACGAAATAGGTTTAAAAAAAATATATTTTAAATTGAAAAAACTCCTCAACATACCATTTACAGAAATTGAAAGCATTCCGCTTTTAATCAAAGATTTTTTAGAAAAAAGAATTATTGGTTTTGAGAACAATGTTTTTAATGAAGAAAATATTGAAAAACAATTTCAATTAAAGAGAAATTCATTCAGCCAGGAAGAAAGAAAAATTTTAACTAAAGTTTTAGTTCAACAATATTCCGGTTTTCAATTATCTGTGAAACAACAGGAAAATTTGAAGTTTTTAGAAAACGAAAACACCTTTACCGTAACGACCGGGCATCAATTAAACCTCTTCACAGGTCCCGTTTTTTTCGTTTACAAAATCTTACAGACCATAAAATTTTCAGCTTATCTAAACCAAAAGTTTCCCGAAAAGAATGTAGTTCCTATTTTTTGGATGGCTTCAGAAGACCACGATTTTGCCGAAATCAACCACTTTAAAACCGAAAATCATTACTACGAAACCAAGGCGAAATCAGGTGGAGTGGTAGGAAAAATTTTGGTGGAAGATGATTTTTTCATTTCCGAATTTGAGAATGAATTTAAAGATTCTGTTTTCGGTACCGAATTGATTTTGTTGATGAGGAAAGCCTACAAAAAAGGAAATTCTTTATCAGAAGCGACAAGAATTCTGGTTCAAGAACTTTTTGCCGATTACGGTTTAATCGTGATTGATGGTGATGACGTTTATTTAAAAAGTGAAATGAAAAAAGTTTTCAAAAACGAACTTCTCCACCATGAATTATTCGAAACCACGAAAGAGACGGTAGATTTTCTAACCGAAAAATACGGAAAAGTCCAGGTCAATCCACGTGAAATCAACTTGTTTTATTTAACCGAGACCCGAAATCGAATTGAATTTAAAAACGATAAATTCCACGTTATAGACACCGTTATTTCCTTTTCTAAAGACGAAATTTTAAAAGAACTTGAAAATCACCCTGAAAAGTTTAGTCCAAACGCGTTGATGCGTCCCGTATATCAGGAAACGGTTTTGCCCAATCTTGCCTACATTGGTGGAAATGCGGAAATCATGTATTGGTTGGAATTGAAAAATTATTTCGAATCAATAAATCTTCCCTTTCCGATTTTAATTCCTAGAAATTCGATGTTATTCATTTCAGAAAAAACACTCGATAAAACTAAAAATTTAAGTTTAAAATTAACGGACTTTTTCAGAAACTTCGCTTCAGTGACCAAAGAAGTTTTAATGGAAAACAATGAAATTCTTCCTCTTTTAGAGGCGAAAGAAAAAACATTGAAAACTCACTTTGATGAAATTTCAGCGAAAGCAGAACTCACCGATAAAACTTTCGGAAACCTTGTGAATGCTGAAAAAACTCGACAGTTGAAATCGTTTGAACGAATGAAAAAGCGACTTCTTCGTGCAGAAAGAATCAAACAGAAAGAAAAACTGGAGCGTCTGGAAAATTTATTTCTAAAAATTCATCCCGGAAAAAATTGGCAGGAAAGAGTCTTTAATTTCGCGGTGTTTTATTCGGAATTAGGACGAGAATGGCTTCAATATTGTTACGAGGAAATGGATGTGGAAAGATCGGAATTAATAATTCTTTCGATTTAATTTTAAAGCACTATTTTTGTAAATTATTATACAAAAGATGATTAGGAAAATCTTCATTTTATCAAGTTTAATCACGTTCTCTGCAGTTTTTGCACAGAAAACCCATACGGTTGTAAAAGGCGACAATCCATACAATATTTCCAAAAAATACGGGATGAGTTTGGACGAGTTGTTTAAACTTAACCCCAAATTCAAAGACGGAAAATTGGCGATTGGCGATGTTCTTACGGTTAACAAATCTGTAAAAACGTCGGCAATAAAAACTGCAGCTACTCAAAAACCAAAAGAAGTTTCTACAAAACCTGTTGTTACTGCAACGGGAACTTTAGGTAAAATAGTTTTGCAGCCAAAGCAAACGATTTATGGCATTACCAAACAATATCAAATTTCTGAAACCGAATTAAGGAGGCTTAATCCTGATTTGGATTCACACATGAAAATTGGTGAAGAAATCGTTTTGCCTTTAGAAAATATCAAAAAATTTGGAGGAACTCAAGTCGTTGTAAAAGAAACGGTTAACGAAATAAAAGCAGAAACCAAAACCGAAACTGCGGTTGTTTCTAGTAAATCAGCAGATGAAAATTCGTATGTAGTTGAAGCAAAGGATAATTACTACAAACTCACGAGAAAATTCAACCTTACCCAAAAAGAGCTTTTCGCGATGAATCCGGGATTGGAAGCGAAAGGTTTGCAACCGGGTGATGTAATTAAGGTGAAAAATGACGGTTCAGTTATTGTAAAAAATGAAGAACCGAAACCGACACCTGTTTCTCAAACTTCTTCCCAAAACACATCCACAAATACATATTCATCTGCTTCAACATCCGATGATTACGTTACTTACACAGTTCAAGATGGTGACACTGTTTTTGGTCTTTTAAATAAATTCGGAATTACGTTGGATGAATTATTAAGTTTAAATCCAAATCTTTCCAACGGATTAAAAACCGGAATGGTTTTGAAAATCAAAAAATTGGATTCAGCTTATGTAAAAAAATCAGGAGATGCGCTGAATGTGGTTTTGATGCTTCCTTTTGGTTTTGACAGTAATGATTCCAAATACAGAACCCTTGCTTTAGATTTTCTTTCCGGAGCAAAATTGGCAATTGAAAGAAGTGCAAAAAGCGGACAGAAATTAGATGTAAAAGTTGTTGATGCAGGAAACGAAGAGAGTTTCAGAAACTCTTTAACTCAAATTAATAAAGACAATACGGATTTAATCATTGGCCCCTTCTTCAAATCAAACGTTTTGGAAGTTTTGAATTTTGTGAAAGACCAAAAAATTCCGGTTGTTTCGCCATTTGCAAATTCTGAAGATTTGTTGGGTTATAGCAATTTGGTGATTGTCGAGACGAATGATATGGTTTATGCAGACCGAATTGTGAAGGAAGTAAAAGACGCTTACTCCGACCAAAAAATCTACATCGTTGCAGATGCCGACAAATCGAAAGCAAACTATTTGAAGACCAATCTTGAAAAAGAGTTGAAAAATGCCAATGTAATTATTGTAAATTCACCATTGGATATTCAGGAGGATAAAAATATGATGACTGGTCAATCAGCACCTGTTATTGGAATTTTGGCCAATAATTCTGATGCTGTTGGTGATTCTTTCGCAACAAGAATGATTGCCTTAAGTAAGGAAGTTTCCGGAATCAAATCGTTTAGTTTGTATTATTCACCTGTTTTTGAGAAAAAAGTGGATGAGTTAAGCCAAGCGAATTTGGTTTATCTAATGGATAGAAAAATCAATACCGATGGTGATTTCGAGAAAGAAATTCTATCAGATTACCGACAAAAATATTGTAAAACGCCATCAAAATATTCGGTAATTGGTTTCGATGTGGTAAACGATATGTTGAGCCGTGAGAATAAAAAAGGTGAGCTGTTCAAGCAAATGAACAAAGTTCAGACGCAACTCGCCACGAAATTTGAATTTGAAAAAACCAAAACCGGCGCATACGTCAACAAAGGTTACCGCGTTGTACGTTTGGTACCAAACTAAAAACATAAATGAGGAGTGATCAATGATGATTGATTAGCCGAAACTTGTCAATTATCAAGTATCGATCTGAGGAGGAAGTGAATTTGGAAAAGTCGCTTTAACTGTCGTTTATCAATTATCAATCATCAAACATAAATATGAAAGCACTTGTATTTCCTGGGCAGGGTTCCCAATTTGTCGGGATGGGAAAAGAATTGTTTGATTCCCGGAAAGATATCAAAGATTTAATGGAATCTGCCAATGAAATTTTAGGTTTCGACATCCTTTCCATCATGTTCAAAGGAACTGATGAAGACCTAAAAAAAACAGAGGTGACTCAACCTGCCATCTTCATCCATTCTGTAGCGGCTTTGAAGGCAGTGAACGGATTCGGAGCAGGAATGGTTGCAGGACATTCTCTCGGAGAATTTTCAGCTTTGGTTGCAAACGGAGTTCTTACTTTCGAGGATGGTTTAAAACTGGTTTCCGCGCGCGCAAAAGCAATGCAGGAAGCTTGTGACGCCAATCCAAGTTCCATGGCGGCAATTTTGAATCTTCCCGATGAAGTGGTTGAGCAAATTTGTGCAGAAACTCCCGGAATTGTAGTTCCTGCAAATTACAATTGTCCCGGTCAATTGGTGATTTCAGGTGAAACTGAAGCTGTTCAAACGGCTTGTGAGAAAATGAAGGAAGCGGGAGCAAAACGTGCACTGATTCTTCCCGTAAATGGTGCTTTTCACTCGCCTTTAATGCAGCCTGCGCAAGAAAAATTAGCGGAAGCCATCAACAAAACCAAATTCTATAAACCAACTATGGATGTTTATCAAAACATTACCACTGTTGCGGTTTCTGATCCCGAAGAAATCAAAAAGAATCTGATTGCGCAATTGACAGGTCCTGTAAAATGGACTCAATCCGTTCAAAACATGATTAAAAAAGGGGCGACAACCTTCGTGGAAGTTGGTCCCGGAAAAACTTTGCAGGGATTGATTAAGAAAATCGATGCGGAAGTGGCGGTTTCTTCTGCGGTTTAAATTTTTGCTTGAAATTTATAATATCAATAGGAACGGACTTTAGTCCGTTTTTTTTGAATCAACCATTCATTTGGTTTTAGCCAAAATTTATTTTAATACTTTTGAAATAAATATATTCCATTCAAACCTTGTTGCCATGGATTTCGAATCTTCAAATAAAATCTTTTCGCCAGGAAAATTATTGCTCACGTCAGAATATGTTGTTCTTGATGGAGCTTTAGCTTTCGCTGTACCAACAAAATTGGGGCAGGAATTTTTTTTCGAGGAAATTGAGGATGAAAAATCATTAATTTCCTGGTACGCATTTCATCAGGAAAAACCTTGGTTGAATGCTGAAATTGATTATCAAAATTGGCGAATTTTAGATGCCAACATTCCCGATGCGGCGGAATTTATTCTCAAAGTTTTTAAGCAAATTCAGCAATTGTCTTCAATAAAGTTTAAGGAAAATCATTCTTATTATTTAAGAACAAATCTTCAGTTTCCGTCCAATTTTGGTTTGGGAAGCAGCTCCACTTTAATGACGAATCTTGCAGAATGGGCAGAAATTGACGCTTTTCAACTCAACGAACTTTGTCTCGGCGGAAGTGGTTATGACATTGCGGTTGCTAAAGAAAAGGCGGCAATTCTTTACCAAAATTCAAACTCCAAAAGAAAGATTGAGAAAATTTACTTTAATCCTGTTTTCAAAAACGAACTGATTTTCATTCATTTGAACCAAAAACAAGACAGCCGTGAAGGAATAAACCTTTATCGCTCCAAAACAAAATCACCTGAATTAATTAGTGATTTCTCTGAACTGACAAAAGAAGTTATTCAATGTAATGAATTAGAAAAATTTTCAGAATTAATCCAAATTCACGAACAAAAACTTTCCCATTTTCTTGGAATTCAAACTTCCAAAGAAAAATGTTTTGAAGAATGTCCTGTTTTCATCAAAAGTCTTGGAGCGTGGGGCGGAGATTTTGTGATGAGCCGTAAATTTGCCGGTTTTCAAGAGTATTTTTTGGGGAAAGGTTTCTCCACGGTTTTTGAATGGAGTGATTTAATTGATTGATTTTCAATCATTAACAACTTTTCTTTTTTCTTGCAAATTCTGACCAATATCAGTAATTTTAAGACTGCTTTAATGACCATTATTGCTTAAATTTGTTTTTTAAAAATCAGAAATAAAATAGTCGTTATGAAGAACATCAAAATCATTCAGCAGTTACATGATTTAGGAATAACCGGTTATCAGGAAGTGGTTTACAATCCTACTTACGAAGAACTTTACAAAGCGGAAATGTCCACCAAAAATCAAGGTTTCGAAAAAGGTGCTGTTACCGAATCGGGTGCAGTTGCCGTAAAAACAGGGATTTTTACAGGTCGTTCGCCAAAAGACAGATTCATTGTAAAAGATGACATCACCAAAGATACTATCGATTGGGGAAGCGTGAACTTGCCGACAACTCCTGAAATTTTTGAAAGCTGTAAAAAATTGGTTTTGAAACAACTTTCTTCATCAAAAAAGTTATATGTTGTTGATGCGTTTTGTGGAACCAATCCGGATACAAGATTGAAAGTGAGATTCGTGATGGAAGTTGCGTGGCAAGCACATTTTGTAACGAACATGTTCATTCGTCCATCAATTTATGAATTAGAGCATTTTGGAGAGCCTGATTTCATCGTGATGAACGGTTCAAAAACCACAAATCCTGATTGGAAGGAGCAAGGTCTCAATTCTGAAAACTTTGTGATGTTCAACCTTACCGAAAAAATGCAGATTATTGGCGGAACTTGGTACGGTGGAGAAATGAAGAAAGGAATGTTTGCCATGATGAATTATTATCTTCCGTTGAAAGGAATGGCTTCGATGCACTGTTCTGCAAACGTAGGTGAAGACGGTGACGTTGCGTTATTTTTCGGACTTTCAGGAACGGGCAAGACAACACTTTCAGCCGATCCAAAAAGATACTTAATCGGCGACGACGAACACGGATGGGACGAACACGGAGTTTTCAATTATGAAGGTGGATGTTACGCAAAAGTAATCGACTTGACGGAAGAAAAAGAACCGGATATTTACAGAGCAATCCGTAGAGATTCACTTCTTGAAAATGTTGTTGTAAACGAATACGGAGAAGCTGA
Encoded proteins:
- a CDS encoding SusC/RagA family TonB-linked outer membrane protein produces the protein MNVKLRVLSIGVLFFAGHSLVAQKAKADTTTKTKDIAEVVLIGGIKLDPAQKVGAYNTVSKANFESTPFSTVDEVLNGRVAGLNFSAASGDPGSSSMVTVRGVSSLLGTPNPLYVIDGVVVGKGSDNASLMESWNPLSSIDPNAIEKVDVLKDASATALYGSRGANGVILITTKKGKYNQKTRFEFSTETGVQDRAFDKMQLMTADEYIKYGGILMWNSQTQLGTTFSNLEQATNYFLNSYEPGYKNQGTTDWVKAVNRTSSVVNTYNFGVSGGGENTSFRIGGSYYENLPLIKTSEFDRLSVNAAIDHKASDKLKFGLNLNYSNIKRSTYFGGRASANPVTSSIMISPLRTVYNEDGSYNQNLGEGSPTPGFNPVSILNETSQNSTINTIIASANADYQFAKNFYFNSLFGAQAQFMKEMQVVLAGHPVYTIMSTTQGFLGDFRSTMLDWNWVNTFSYRNIFAGKHNLQVYVGTEYQDHTYNNLSLQTFSMNDPRPYFIFSDEVLGDNTDLRWRQISYFSRLNYTLNNKYTLSGQFRRDGNSTLGDKKFGNFWSVGGSWAVHNEPFLPDLFSSLTLRASYGILGNIPYADQWGSQYNQFATLGYNSTIGWGGYGGYGGISTPGNKNLVWEESGHFDVGADIGFFNDRLKFNLDYYNKITDKAIFFANPALEAGGPDSFYANVGTIRNRGFEMVIDASPVRNENFSWNINANGSYGKSIVTDLNVDLKQFKGDTSDGSNELVALAPGHLLGEYYTWLWAGVAQQDDPSKGIKAGDALWYTDGTQTDVTNKKTDAKEAWIGKNAFPTYNVGLTNEFKYKNFSLSFMLSGQFDFLVQNGVHSYTIHDGRFPSRNQIVDALYDSWTDAPGAENYSTTNPKAIVGNPSNSRLESSRFLNKGDHIRLKEMKVSYSFGEMFKNSTGINNLTIYARGTNLLTYVFDKDLNYDPESTSNSWSWLGKGRYWYASPVIRTISMGIQLGF
- a CDS encoding RagB/SusD family nutrient uptake outer membrane protein, with amino-acid sequence MKKYFLILSTLLFLFVHNSCSERDLDLFPPDKDEIDAVNTEAKLQQLLNGSYLTMASSNVFGTEVMLFGDLMGDKLFVSNSNSSYLNTYNFNYNGGQNDFGFYGSLYDAIMKCNIVINSTKVPASSNLTRIKGEAKILRAFAYFTLVNYYSPTPTSGINQEYGVPLVLDDYEVNIQPARATVAQVYDQIIKDLKDGAVQADASALNPATNASSKVRFTQTAAKLLLSRVYLTRRAPGDAELALQYATEIVNNSNASFAKIDALAPTIPKDLNNPDAPFDLTPKYVSYFSGAKEEFAEGQPETIWELDLNNNTNLVTGIGSNISLPCYYNRTDSRKCLLFNQAFYQSFPATDVRRGSSTTGLLTSLGVPVQDNPRGYWTNKYPRFTQEGNYFRNIKVLRFAEAQLNRIEALHLTGQNALALTELNAFAASRGGSTYTGTNLLNDILTEKAKEFYGEGQRFLDLKRYNLPVVKTSNCTVNCNIPANDKLFVLPIDQTVLNANANLTQYPGYN
- a CDS encoding putative porin yields the protein MKIFKPTIYDYKYQTRFSGKKIFDTVFTQDKTFIFTQYNNRDNFGNIQFENIGSGFNPLVYSVNTEKNLSLLPKRKSFFILGINDIKYYDVKTPTTAFIYHNSVSSGAALQSTYTQNIGKNFNFAVEYMGLRSLGKYQYDLASNNNIIFSGHFTSKNNKYEVFAHYLHQNVNNQENGGVADISLFLSDNTNFNNRLNLPVNLSHSDSRFSYRRYYFSHEFRPFASEKFPFKIRHTIFHQGNKYYYNQSQLEPYYLTQQSDLIDYPLSSKKYSENLSNTVSVLFDKENFKLDAGVRHQLIKFGIGTALPTSFNIPQELSENRIGAVGNLLVKLWDKVEVNSNLEFSNGNEFGSFLRSQNLLKFEPIKDYFVNAKVNFQTASPTFNLLINPSVYKKFNYYLENPKNETITEIGGDVNLKWFKSSVFANYFRIDNYTYLDSNALPQQSSSSLNISQIGGEATFSYGKFHLNPRVLFQSALSNKDLYPMPNFVGRVNFFWQSKAFKDAAEIQAGIKVYYFTKYPSNEYFPILNEFISSNPSSYSIGGQPIGDVYFNLKVKRMFFFIEGQHLNQTFMKNKSFTAPNYPISDFRLNLGIVWYLFS